One Microbacterium trichothecenolyticum DNA window includes the following coding sequences:
- the rnpA gene encoding ribonuclease P protein component codes for MIAKPNRLTRGSDYKATVRRGSRCAGAHTVTYVGLSAETDPPRFGFIVSRQVGSAVTRNTVRRRLKAVCAEALPSMRGGASIVIRALPSAATVDYSTLRADVVRCLQRKAAA; via the coding sequence GTGATCGCGAAGCCGAACCGACTCACCCGCGGATCGGACTACAAAGCCACAGTCCGACGGGGCTCTCGCTGTGCCGGAGCGCACACCGTGACCTATGTCGGCTTGTCGGCTGAGACAGACCCGCCGCGTTTCGGCTTCATCGTGAGCCGACAGGTCGGCTCCGCGGTCACCCGCAACACTGTTCGCCGCCGCCTCAAGGCGGTGTGCGCCGAGGCGCTCCCGTCGATGCGCGGGGGCGCCTCCATCGTCATCCGGGCACTACCCTCGGCTGCCACCGTCGACTACTCCACGCTGCGCGCGGACGTCGTCCGGTGTCTGCAGCGCAAGGCAGCGGCATGA
- the yidD gene encoding membrane protein insertion efficiency factor YidD: protein MRFWQRSLSSPRNAGLALLHAYRATISHVYGDVCKYYPSCSAYSVGAVQQHGLVKGIAFTAARLARCHPWAQGGIDDVRPHRAFRHELTPHGFVVPSRKD from the coding sequence ATGCGGTTCTGGCAGCGCTCCCTCTCCTCCCCCCGGAACGCAGGTCTGGCTCTGCTCCACGCGTATCGGGCGACCATCTCGCACGTCTACGGCGACGTGTGCAAGTACTACCCCTCATGCTCCGCCTACTCGGTGGGCGCTGTGCAGCAGCACGGACTCGTCAAGGGCATCGCGTTCACCGCGGCCCGTCTCGCACGCTGTCATCCCTGGGCTCAGGGAGGCATCGACGATGTCCGTCCGCACCGCGCCTTCCGCCACGAACTCACTCCGCACGGTTTCGTCGTGCCTTCCCGAAAGGACTGA